Proteins encoded in a region of the Gammaproteobacteria bacterium genome:
- a CDS encoding LysR family transcriptional regulator, whose amino-acid sequence MDTQNLIAFLAVADTGSFSLAAERLHLTQPAISKRISLLEQQLDASLFDRLGRHISLTEAGRTLLPRAREIMQAFRDAQQQIKDLRESVSGQLRLVTSHHIGLHRLPALLRHFAGSYPDVQIDIQFKDSEEACQSILAGEFDLGVVTRSSFADNRIDRECIWLDRLVFVAAADHPLGARKSVSLSEISRHPALLPDQKFLTTRIVEDLFRDHRLELNTIMSTNYLETIKALISVGYGWGVLPEIMLTDDSLIRLPVKGVKLVRHLDCIHHRERSLSNPARCFMALLRANSTGSNKSS is encoded by the coding sequence ATGGACACGCAGAATCTGATCGCATTTCTGGCGGTTGCCGATACCGGCTCCTTCTCCCTGGCTGCAGAGCGGCTGCACCTGACCCAGCCAGCCATCAGTAAGCGCATCAGTCTGCTGGAGCAACAACTGGACGCATCCCTGTTTGACCGCCTGGGTCGCCACATCTCCCTGACGGAGGCCGGGCGAACCCTGCTTCCACGTGCCCGGGAAATCATGCAGGCATTTCGAGACGCACAGCAGCAGATTAAGGACCTGCGTGAGTCCGTCAGCGGCCAGTTGCGACTGGTTACCAGCCACCACATTGGCCTGCACCGATTGCCTGCCCTGCTCCGCCACTTTGCCGGCAGTTACCCGGATGTGCAGATTGATATTCAGTTCAAGGATTCGGAAGAAGCGTGCCAGAGCATTCTGGCTGGCGAGTTCGACCTCGGCGTTGTAACCCGCTCCTCGTTCGCGGATAACCGAATTGATCGGGAGTGCATCTGGCTGGACAGGCTGGTTTTTGTCGCTGCGGCAGACCATCCGCTGGGAGCCCGGAAGTCCGTCTCTCTGTCTGAAATCAGCCGTCATCCCGCTCTGCTTCCGGATCAGAAGTTTCTTACCACCAGAATCGTCGAAGATCTTTTCCGGGACCATCGGCTGGAGCTCAACACCATCATGAGCACTAACTACCTGGAAACGATCAAGGCACTGATCAGTGTGGGCTATGGCTGGGGAGTTTTACCAGAGATTATGCTGACGGACGATAGTCTGATCAGGCTGCCAGTGAAAGGGGTCAAGTTAGTCCGACACCTGGATTGCATTCACCATCGGGAGCGTAGCCTGAGCAATCCAGCCAGGTGTTTCATGGCGCTACTACGGGCCAACTCGACGGGCAGCAACAAGTCATCCTGA
- a CDS encoding helix-turn-helix transcriptional regulator — MKQTVSKFSPITIDVKRKIRQLRLQKGFPMNEAASLLGVSRKQLEDIETVRNYGCHLDLELLAKIKVIYGVSLDEIFGDLPADYYSDYYVRPRKKLAD, encoded by the coding sequence ATGAAACAAACCGTATCGAAGTTTTCACCTATCACAATCGACGTCAAGCGCAAGATCCGGCAGCTGCGACTGCAGAAGGGGTTCCCCATGAACGAGGCCGCGAGCCTGCTGGGTGTTTCCCGGAAACAGCTTGAAGACATTGAAACTGTCAGAAATTACGGTTGTCACCTGGACCTTGAGCTGTTGGCCAAGATCAAGGTTATCTATGGCGTGTCTCTTGACGAGATTTTCGGGGACCTTCCCGCTGATTACTACTCTGACTACTACGTTCGGCCCCGCAAGAAACTCGCGGACTGA
- a CDS encoding MmcQ/YjbR family DNA-binding protein, with product MDYQAAKRYLLSKPEAWEDYPFYPDVMVPKVRGKMFATLSQQNGVGAMNLKCDPDEALALRDIFPAVRPGYHMNKKHWNTVILDGSIPPNEIRRMMDNSYRLVVMNLPRLHRVALLAQLEGS from the coding sequence ATGGATTACCAGGCAGCAAAACGCTATTTACTCAGCAAGCCGGAAGCCTGGGAGGACTACCCCTTCTACCCCGATGTGATGGTGCCTAAAGTCAGGGGGAAAATGTTTGCTACCCTCAGCCAGCAGAACGGCGTTGGGGCAATGAATCTGAAATGTGATCCGGACGAGGCGCTGGCATTACGCGACATTTTTCCTGCCGTCAGACCTGGTTATCACATGAATAAAAAGCACTGGAATACGGTTATCCTGGACGGCAGCATTCCCCCGAACGAAATCCGGCGGATGATGGACAACTCCTACCGCCTGGTAGTGATGAACCTGCCCAGGCTGCATCGTGTAGCGCTTCTGGCGCAGCTGGAAGGCTCCTGA
- a CDS encoding sulfite oxidase, protein MKPENEGRRELLKGAVGSGVLAAGAASIPSWLLPAMAQGEQLVPFTDIPDTFQLRNKQAGGTYFQDIRDINSFYSPNEDFYVVQHYGQPELDLSNFRLKVTGMVDNPLDLSLQDVMNRSIIELDAGWECGGNRGTIMNGLVGNARWRGVSLSSLLEQAGIQDGAKEIVFFGGDIGTEEIRGAEVDKAFARGLSIPDAMRPENMLAFEMNGEPLPLYHGRPLRLIVPGWYGVANVKWLTQIHVQDTRYMGRFMGRDYVTLKKENIGGVERWVENSVTTINLKSVIARVSRLGNEHRIQGFVLNDGTPISSVEVKIDDGPWQRAELNPRNRQYTWKLFSYTWQNPSPGEHTIVSRVTDANGNVQPTADEVPEKVSYWENFAQWPRTVRI, encoded by the coding sequence ATGAAACCGGAAAATGAAGGTCGAAGAGAACTGTTAAAAGGGGCAGTAGGCAGCGGAGTACTGGCTGCTGGTGCTGCATCGATTCCCAGCTGGCTGCTGCCGGCGATGGCCCAGGGCGAGCAACTGGTGCCGTTTACCGACATTCCGGACACGTTTCAGCTCCGAAACAAGCAGGCCGGAGGGACTTACTTCCAGGACATCCGGGATATCAATTCGTTTTACAGCCCCAACGAGGACTTCTACGTAGTCCAGCACTACGGGCAGCCGGAGCTGGATCTTTCCAATTTCCGGTTGAAAGTCACCGGCATGGTGGATAATCCCCTGGACTTATCCCTGCAGGATGTGATGAACCGCAGCATTATCGAGCTGGATGCCGGCTGGGAGTGCGGCGGAAATCGCGGGACTATCATGAATGGCCTGGTGGGTAACGCCCGCTGGCGTGGCGTAAGCCTGAGCAGCCTGTTGGAACAGGCCGGCATTCAGGATGGCGCCAAAGAGATCGTATTTTTCGGTGGCGATATCGGTACCGAGGAAATCCGCGGTGCCGAAGTGGACAAGGCCTTTGCCCGTGGCCTGTCGATCCCCGATGCCATGCGTCCGGAAAACATGCTCGCCTTTGAAATGAATGGAGAACCTCTGCCCCTGTATCATGGGCGTCCCCTGCGTCTGATCGTCCCCGGCTGGTACGGTGTCGCCAACGTCAAGTGGCTGACCCAGATCCATGTGCAGGATACCCGTTACATGGGTCGTTTTATGGGGCGTGACTATGTGACGCTCAAAAAGGAAAACATCGGTGGGGTAGAGCGCTGGGTAGAGAATTCTGTGACTACCATCAATCTGAAATCCGTTATTGCGCGGGTCAGTCGCCTGGGTAACGAACACAGGATTCAGGGCTTCGTCCTCAATGACGGCACCCCCATCAGCAGCGTCGAAGTCAAGATTGACGACGGCCCCTGGCAGCGTGCCGAGCTGAATCCCCGCAACAGGCAATACACCTGGAAGCTGTTCAGTTATACCTGGCAGAATCCCTCGCCGGGGGAACACACCATCGTTTCCCGTGTGACTGATGCGAATGGCAATGTACAACCGACCGCCGACGAAGTCCCGGAAAAAGTCAGTTACTGGGAAAACTTCGCCCAATGGCCGCGGACTGTCCGTATCTGA
- a CDS encoding DNA polymerase II, producing MSKQTSSSTAASLLSGFVLSRQRREKAGQQELVYWASTPQGPLRIVVEDQESVCFVAAVDLPAARQILSRRSGWRYSMPELRDFCREPVAALHFKSQRGLYEARDLLGARGLTILEGDINPLDRYLMERFITGGFELTGPVTPGDGYSEVVNPRLRPAHYRPALRCVSLDIETAYSGDQLYSIGLVAERERLVLMLGDSGQPDAEPSGSLVFYPDEKSLLLAFFDWIRDYDPDVLIGWNVVNFDLRFLQQVCDRVALRLRLGRGEEEVTWRKARDSNDRFFATVAGRVVLDGIELMRSATYSFENFSLDHVARKLLDRGKLVDDVDQRGEEISRLFEQDKAALAAYNLEDCKLVWDIFAQEQLIDFAIARSQLTGLELNRYGGSVAAFDYLYLPRLHRAGFVAPALGQNLSDTFSPGGYVMDSIPGIYRHVIVLDFKSLYPSIIRTFHVDPLALVEGEAESDPIQGFDGGMFSRRHHLLPELIETLWRARDRAKATGNKVLSQAIKIIMNSFYGVLGTRGCRFFDPRLVSSITRRGHQIIKESKDFIEQAGYQVIYGDTDSVFVLIGEAGGAQGEGVESLGQSLAAGLNRWWTEKLHEEQRLQSCLEIEFETHFDRFLMPTIRGAETGSKKRYAGLVRTGVGEDDYRLVFKGLETVRSDWSPLARRFQQELYERIFLDRPFGAFIKQTVQAIQDGDFADELVLRRRLRRKLKDYLKNVPPHVQAARKAEAIRAERHLPSLYEQGGWVEYLMTVNGPEPRQYQQSPIDYEFYIERQITPIADSILVFKSTSMKELLDKQIELFR from the coding sequence ATGAGTAAGCAAACCTCTTCCAGCACAGCTGCCAGCCTGTTATCCGGGTTTGTCCTTTCCCGCCAGCGCCGCGAGAAGGCCGGGCAGCAGGAACTGGTCTACTGGGCATCTACACCGCAGGGCCCGCTCCGCATTGTGGTTGAGGATCAGGAAAGTGTCTGCTTTGTGGCCGCCGTGGATCTGCCAGCGGCCAGGCAGATACTGTCGCGTCGAAGCGGCTGGCGATACTCAATGCCTGAGTTACGTGATTTCTGCCGTGAACCTGTTGCAGCCCTGCATTTCAAATCCCAGCGGGGCCTGTACGAAGCGAGAGACCTGCTGGGTGCCCGGGGCCTGACCATCCTGGAGGGTGACATTAATCCCCTCGATCGGTATTTGATGGAAAGGTTTATAACCGGTGGCTTTGAATTGACCGGGCCGGTTACACCCGGTGACGGATATTCCGAGGTAGTAAATCCGCGACTGAGGCCGGCCCACTACCGACCTGCTCTACGCTGCGTTTCTCTTGATATCGAGACCGCCTATTCCGGTGATCAGCTCTATTCCATTGGTCTGGTTGCCGAACGGGAGCGTCTCGTCCTGATGCTTGGAGACTCCGGGCAGCCTGACGCTGAGCCATCCGGCAGTCTGGTTTTCTATCCGGATGAGAAGTCCCTGCTACTGGCGTTTTTCGACTGGATCAGAGATTACGATCCCGATGTATTGATAGGCTGGAACGTGGTCAACTTCGATCTGCGCTTCCTGCAGCAGGTCTGCGACAGGGTGGCACTCAGACTGCGCCTGGGGCGAGGTGAAGAGGAAGTCACCTGGCGCAAGGCAAGGGACAGCAATGACCGGTTCTTTGCCACCGTTGCCGGTCGCGTAGTCCTTGATGGCATCGAGCTCATGCGTTCCGCGACCTACAGTTTCGAGAATTTTTCCCTGGACCATGTAGCCCGAAAGCTGCTTGATCGGGGCAAGCTGGTGGATGACGTGGACCAGCGCGGTGAAGAAATCAGCCGCCTTTTCGAGCAGGATAAAGCGGCGCTGGCGGCCTACAACCTGGAAGACTGCAAGCTGGTCTGGGATATATTCGCGCAGGAACAGTTGATCGATTTCGCCATCGCGCGGAGTCAGCTCACCGGCCTGGAGTTGAACCGTTATGGCGGTTCGGTTGCCGCGTTCGATTACCTGTATCTGCCAAGGCTGCACCGGGCGGGCTTCGTCGCGCCGGCACTGGGTCAGAATCTCAGCGACACCTTCAGCCCCGGCGGCTATGTGATGGATTCCATACCGGGCATCTACCGGCATGTAATCGTGCTGGATTTCAAAAGCCTGTACCCCAGTATTATCCGCACTTTTCATGTCGATCCACTGGCCCTGGTTGAAGGGGAAGCCGAGAGTGACCCGATCCAGGGTTTCGATGGTGGGATGTTTTCACGCCGGCATCACCTGCTGCCGGAGTTGATTGAAACACTGTGGCGGGCAAGAGACCGTGCGAAAGCCACCGGGAACAAGGTGTTGTCCCAGGCCATAAAGATCATCATGAATTCCTTCTATGGCGTGTTAGGTACCCGCGGCTGTCGATTCTTCGACCCGCGTCTGGTCAGTTCGATTACCCGCCGGGGTCATCAGATTATCAAGGAGAGTAAGGACTTTATCGAGCAGGCCGGCTACCAGGTAATCTACGGCGACACGGACTCGGTCTTTGTGCTGATAGGAGAGGCGGGCGGGGCCCAGGGGGAGGGCGTGGAAAGCCTGGGGCAGTCACTCGCTGCCGGCCTGAATCGCTGGTGGACAGAAAAACTGCACGAGGAGCAACGGTTGCAGAGTTGTCTCGAGATTGAATTCGAAACCCATTTCGACCGGTTTCTTATGCCGACCATCCGGGGCGCGGAAACCGGCAGCAAGAAACGTTACGCGGGTCTGGTCCGCACCGGAGTCGGCGAGGACGATTACCGCCTGGTTTTCAAGGGGCTTGAAACCGTGCGCAGTGACTGGTCACCCCTGGCCCGGCGCTTTCAGCAGGAGCTGTACGAGCGGATTTTCCTGGATCGTCCATTCGGGGCTTTCATCAAACAGACCGTCCAGGCCATACAGGATGGCGACTTCGCTGATGAACTGGTGCTGCGCCGCCGACTGCGACGCAAACTGAAGGATTACCTGAAGAACGTCCCGCCCCACGTCCAGGCCGCCCGCAAGGCCGAGGCGATTCGGGCCGAACGGCACCTGCCGTCGCTATACGAACAGGGCGGATGGGTAGAATACCTGATGACCGTCAATGGCCCCGAACCGCGGCAGTATCAGCAATCGCCAATAGATTATGAGTTTTACATTGAACGACAGATCACGCCCATTGCGGACTCCATTCTTGTGTTTAAATCTACATCAATGAAGGAATTGCTCGATAAACAGATAGAGCTGTTCCGGTGA
- a CDS encoding ACT domain-containing protein has protein sequence MATYLVLTAIGDDRPGLVEQLALVVARNSGNWLESSMSQLAGKFAGILRVSVPDENVEQLVSELESLSGSLKLVIEKGTGNQSGEVSQTLSLSLIGNDRPGIIKEISTALASQRVNVEELNTECSIAPMSGETLFNAQVRLRVPSDLDLDALQRRLEQIADDLIVDIQFNPIIA, from the coding sequence ATGGCTACTTATCTGGTATTGACAGCTATCGGCGATGACAGGCCTGGCCTGGTAGAGCAGCTGGCTCTGGTGGTGGCGCGTAATTCAGGCAACTGGCTGGAAAGCAGTATGTCTCAACTGGCCGGCAAGTTCGCCGGTATTCTGCGTGTCAGTGTGCCGGATGAAAACGTCGAGCAGCTGGTCAGTGAACTGGAGTCACTTTCCGGCAGCCTGAAACTGGTAATCGAAAAGGGCACTGGCAATCAGTCAGGTGAAGTCAGCCAGACCCTCAGCCTCAGCCTGATTGGCAACGACCGGCCTGGGATAATCAAGGAAATCTCTACGGCGCTGGCGAGCCAGCGGGTGAATGTGGAAGAACTGAATACCGAGTGCAGCATTGCGCCCATGTCGGGTGAGACATTGTTCAATGCGCAGGTCAGGCTGCGGGTCCCTTCCGACCTGGATCTGGATGCTCTGCAAAGACGCCTCGAACAGATAGCCGATGACCTTATCGTTGATATTCAATTCAACCCAATCATTGCATGA
- a CDS encoding HAD family hydrolase, protein MGLAIFDLDNTLLGGDSDHAWGEFLIARKLVDAAVHGARNDAFYQQYTEGRLDIHDYVRFTLGPVLGYSLKELDELHEQFMAEFIAPLILPKALALIERHKADGDHCLIMSATNSFITGPIARRLGVHDLLATDLVIQGRHYTGDIAGTPCFQEGKVIRLRQWLELQTAQFIIKESTFYSDSFNDLPLLEAVGRPVAVDPDDRLASVATDQGWEIISLR, encoded by the coding sequence ATGGGATTAGCTATTTTTGACCTCGATAACACGCTGCTGGGCGGTGACAGCGATCATGCCTGGGGCGAGTTTCTTATTGCCAGGAAACTGGTGGACGCCGCGGTGCATGGCGCCAGAAACGATGCCTTCTACCAGCAATACACAGAGGGGAGGCTCGATATCCACGATTACGTTCGCTTCACTCTCGGGCCGGTGCTTGGCTACTCACTGAAAGAACTGGACGAGTTGCACGAACAGTTCATGGCTGAATTCATTGCCCCGCTTATTCTCCCCAAGGCTCTCGCGCTGATAGAACGTCACAAGGCTGACGGCGACCATTGTCTGATTATGTCCGCCACGAATTCTTTCATAACCGGACCCATTGCCCGCAGGCTGGGCGTGCATGATCTGCTGGCCACCGACCTGGTCATTCAGGGCCGGCATTACACCGGCGATATCGCTGGCACCCCGTGCTTTCAGGAAGGAAAGGTGATCCGTCTAAGGCAGTGGCTCGAGTTACAGACTGCTCAGTTTATTATTAAAGAAAGCACTTTTTACAGTGATTCGTTCAACGACCTTCCGTTGCTGGAAGCCGTCGGCAGACCCGTCGCCGTGGATCCCGATGATCGTCTGGCGTCAGTGGCCACAGACCAGGGTTGGGAGATAATCAGTCTGCGTTAG
- a CDS encoding RNA pyrophosphohydrolase, with the protein MIDEEGFRANVGIVICNKQGSLLWAKRIGQDAWQFPQGGIKPGESLEDALYRELNEEVGLQEQHVKILHQTEDWLRYRLPRNFIRRHSLPVCIGQKQKWFLLGLEVAEQEIDLARSTQPEFDAWRWVEYWHPLSEVIDFKREVYRQALQELEQPLHLYLQE; encoded by the coding sequence GTGATTGATGAAGAAGGCTTCCGCGCTAACGTTGGAATTGTCATTTGTAATAAACAGGGCAGTCTGCTGTGGGCCAAACGAATTGGCCAGGACGCCTGGCAATTTCCCCAGGGCGGCATCAAACCGGGCGAGTCGCTGGAAGATGCGCTCTATCGTGAATTGAATGAAGAAGTAGGGCTGCAGGAACAGCACGTAAAGATCCTGCATCAGACCGAGGACTGGCTCAGATACCGTTTACCCCGTAACTTTATCCGCCGCCACTCATTGCCAGTCTGTATTGGCCAGAAGCAGAAATGGTTTCTGCTGGGGCTCGAGGTTGCCGAGCAGGAGATTGATCTGGCCCGCAGTACGCAACCGGAGTTTGATGCCTGGCGCTGGGTGGAATACTGGCACCCGCTGAGCGAAGTAATTGATTTCAAACGCGAAGTTTATCGACAGGCGCTGCAGGAGCTGGAACAGCCCCTGCACCTGTATTTACAAGAATAA
- the ptsP gene encoding phosphoenolpyruvate--protein phosphotransferase, which yields MLDRLRSIVQAVNSAKDLRSALDIIVSQVREAIDTEVCSVYLLDTDINGHVLMASQGLKQSAVGHVSLAMGEGLVGLVAQQAEPINLVDADQHPSFHYLPETGEEVFKSFLGVPIIHHRSVLGVLVVQNRDRRRFDEGEEAFLITLSAQLAGVIAHAEATGAIEGTSPSGHKTADTSFSGVPGSSGVAIGTAVVVFPPADLRQVPRRRITDIEREIELFNNSLRAVRSDMIALYEITAGRMPDGERELFNVYLHMLDDDALGKEVVEQIRTGIWAQGALAHVANEHVRGFEMMNDKYLRERAVDIKDLCSRVLAYLQEREPVKTEYPENTILVSEEVTPAMLAEVPKDNLKGLISVRGSGSSHVAILARGMGLPTVMGVVDLPINQLDGREVIVDGYNGQVISNPTDQLRQRFEDTIREEDVLTQGLAYIKELPCETADNHRVHLWVNTGLISDVIRSLDQGAEGIGLFRTEVPFLLAERFPSEQEQAAIYREQLQAFAPMPVTMRTLDVGGDKDLPYFPINEANPFLGWRGIRVTLDHPEIFSAQIRAMLKASIGLNNLQIMLPMISNVSEVVASTQLIKKAFRELLQEGHDVKYPRIGVMIELPAAVYQARTLARMVDFVSVGSNDLTQYILGVDRNNPRVANLYNSFHPAVLQALRFVVVEAHLEGKQVSICGEMAGDPGAAVLLMAMGFDVLSMNSSTLLKVKSVIRTMTLEAAQDLLEQVLLMDDAQTIRSAVDMALYNAGVDRLLRSSRIH from the coding sequence ATGCTGGATAGATTGCGCAGTATTGTGCAGGCAGTGAATTCGGCCAAGGACCTGAGGTCTGCGCTGGATATCATTGTCTCGCAGGTCAGAGAGGCCATCGACACCGAGGTCTGTTCCGTTTACCTGCTGGACACGGACATCAATGGCCATGTGCTGATGGCATCCCAGGGCCTCAAGCAGTCTGCCGTTGGCCATGTGAGTCTGGCTATGGGGGAGGGCCTGGTGGGCCTGGTTGCCCAGCAGGCTGAACCCATCAATCTGGTCGATGCAGACCAACACCCCAGCTTTCATTACCTGCCGGAAACTGGCGAGGAAGTCTTTAAATCTTTCCTTGGCGTGCCAATAATTCACCATCGTTCGGTGCTGGGCGTCCTGGTTGTGCAGAATCGGGATCGGCGTCGCTTTGATGAAGGGGAAGAAGCCTTCCTGATTACCTTGTCGGCTCAACTGGCGGGTGTGATTGCACACGCCGAGGCAACCGGAGCCATCGAGGGAACCAGCCCTTCCGGCCACAAGACGGCGGATACCAGCTTTTCCGGCGTACCCGGCTCCAGCGGGGTGGCTATCGGGACTGCCGTGGTGGTATTTCCGCCTGCCGACCTGCGTCAGGTTCCAAGGCGCAGAATTACCGATATTGAGCGGGAAATAGAGCTGTTTAACAACTCGCTGCGGGCAGTGCGCAGCGACATGATTGCGTTGTATGAAATAACCGCTGGCCGCATGCCCGATGGCGAGCGGGAACTGTTCAATGTATACCTGCATATGCTGGATGACGATGCACTGGGTAAGGAGGTTGTGGAGCAGATTCGCACTGGAATCTGGGCTCAGGGCGCCCTTGCCCACGTAGCGAACGAGCACGTCCGCGGCTTCGAAATGATGAACGACAAATACCTGCGAGAGCGGGCAGTCGACATTAAAGACCTGTGCAGCCGGGTGCTGGCCTATCTGCAGGAGCGGGAGCCGGTCAAAACCGAGTACCCGGAAAACACTATCCTGGTCAGCGAGGAGGTGACACCCGCAATGCTCGCTGAGGTGCCCAAGGACAATCTGAAGGGATTGATCTCGGTGCGGGGGTCCGGCAGCTCTCACGTGGCAATCCTGGCCAGAGGGATGGGCCTGCCCACAGTAATGGGGGTAGTGGATCTGCCAATTAATCAGCTCGATGGCAGGGAAGTCATCGTGGATGGTTACAACGGGCAGGTCATCAGTAACCCGACGGACCAGCTTCGCCAGCGCTTTGAAGATACCATTCGGGAAGAAGATGTTCTCACCCAGGGTCTGGCCTACATCAAGGAATTGCCTTGTGAGACCGCAGACAATCATCGTGTGCACCTGTGGGTTAACACAGGACTGATCTCCGACGTGATACGTTCCCTGGATCAGGGTGCCGAGGGGATCGGGCTGTTCCGCACCGAGGTTCCCTTTCTGCTGGCCGAACGGTTTCCCAGCGAGCAGGAACAGGCGGCGATATACCGAGAACAGTTACAGGCCTTTGCCCCAATGCCCGTTACGATGCGGACACTGGATGTTGGTGGTGACAAGGATCTGCCCTATTTCCCGATCAATGAAGCCAACCCGTTTCTTGGCTGGCGCGGCATCCGGGTGACACTGGACCACCCCGAGATATTCTCCGCCCAGATCCGGGCCATGTTGAAAGCCAGTATCGGTTTGAATAACCTGCAGATCATGCTGCCGATGATTTCCAATGTCAGTGAAGTGGTGGCGTCGACCCAGCTGATAAAGAAAGCCTTCCGTGAGCTGCTGCAGGAAGGGCACGATGTGAAGTATCCCCGCATCGGTGTCATGATCGAATTGCCGGCTGCGGTTTATCAGGCCAGGACCCTGGCCCGGATGGTGGACTTTGTCTCGGTGGGCAGCAATGATCTGACCCAGTACATCCTCGGCGTGGACCGCAACAATCCCCGGGTTGCCAATCTCTATAACTCGTTCCATCCTGCCGTGCTACAGGCCTTGCGTTTTGTGGTCGTCGAGGCACATCTGGAAGGCAAGCAGGTCAGTATCTGCGGTGAGATGGCCGGCGACCCCGGGGCCGCTGTGTTACTGATGGCCATGGGATTCGATGTGCTGTCGATGAACTCGTCTACCCTGCTGAAGGTGAAATCGGTGATCCGCACCATGACGCTGGAAGCGGCACAGGACCTGCTGGAGCAGGTGTTGTTGATGGACGATGCACAGACTATTCGCAGTGCGGTGGATATGGCGCTGTACAATGCCGGGGTGGACAGGTTGCTGCGTTCATCCCGCATCCACTAG
- a CDS encoding NRDE family protein yields the protein MCLIVLAYRYHTQLPLVIAANRDEFHARPTRQARFWRGEAPQRELLAGQDLTQGGTWLGLSRRGRFAAVTNIRMPGNSTGSRSRGFLTRDFLLGKATPADYLASLLGVLEDYAGFNLLAGDANELCYLNSRRGEVVKLQPGIYGLSNGALDSDWPKVHRSKAALKELLGRESPISTDRLTAIMLDRNRAPDDQLPDTGFPIELERNLSPSFIVNPQRDYGTRCTTAVIINQQGTARFSEQNYAADTCITARRLFHFPLQVSQF from the coding sequence ATGTGCCTGATTGTTCTGGCCTACCGATATCATACGCAACTGCCACTGGTGATAGCTGCGAACCGGGATGAGTTTCATGCCCGGCCCACACGCCAGGCCAGATTCTGGCGCGGGGAAGCGCCGCAACGGGAACTGCTGGCCGGGCAGGATCTCACCCAGGGCGGGACCTGGCTGGGCCTGTCCCGCAGGGGCCGGTTTGCTGCCGTCACCAACATCAGGATGCCAGGCAATTCCACCGGCAGCCGCTCAAGAGGCTTTCTCACGCGGGACTTCCTGCTGGGTAAGGCGACACCTGCCGACTACCTGGCTTCGCTGCTTGGCGTGCTGGAAGACTATGCGGGGTTCAATCTGCTGGCAGGCGACGCGAATGAGCTGTGCTATCTCAACAGTCGCAGGGGCGAGGTCGTTAAACTGCAGCCCGGCATTTACGGCCTGTCCAATGGCGCGCTGGATTCAGACTGGCCGAAAGTTCACCGCAGCAAAGCGGCACTGAAGGAATTACTGGGCCGGGAGAGCCCGATATCCACCGACCGCCTGACAGCGATCATGCTGGACCGCAACCGGGCACCGGATGATCAGCTTCCGGACACGGGGTTTCCGATCGAACTGGAGCGGAACCTGTCACCAAGCTTCATCGTCAATCCACAACGGGACTACGGAACACGCTGCACGACAGCAGTTATCATCAACCAGCAGGGCACCGCCCGCTTCAGTGAACAGAACTACGCCGCCGACACGTGCATAACTGCCAGGCGCCTGTTCCATTTCCCATTGCAGGTGTCGCAATTCTGA
- the lgt gene encoding prolipoprotein diacylglyceryl transferase: MLTYPDIDPIAFSIGPVDVHWYGIMYIIAFGGAWLMANYRASKGPGRWTPEQISDLVFYGALGAVVGGRLGSVFFYNFDRLLENPLWLFQVWEGGMSFHGGFLGVMAAFYWYSRKLKRPWFEVLDFIAPFVPFGLGAGRLGNFIGAELWGRPTDVPWGMVFPYPDQQPRHPSQLYEFFLEGVVLFTIVWWFSSKPRPRYAVSGLFSLGYGAFRFFIEFFREPDADLGFIAFGWLTMGQLLCVPMIVAGAVLLAMAYRKSSTAN; encoded by the coding sequence ATGCTCACTTACCCTGATATCGACCCAATAGCTTTCAGCATCGGCCCAGTGGATGTGCACTGGTACGGCATCATGTACATCATCGCTTTCGGCGGCGCCTGGCTGATGGCTAATTACCGGGCCAGCAAGGGACCGGGCCGCTGGACCCCAGAGCAGATATCGGACCTGGTCTTCTACGGCGCGCTCGGCGCCGTGGTGGGCGGCCGGCTGGGCTCGGTTTTCTTCTATAATTTCGATCGCCTGCTGGAGAATCCCCTCTGGCTGTTTCAGGTATGGGAAGGAGGTATGTCTTTTCACGGAGGGTTCCTCGGTGTCATGGCAGCCTTCTACTGGTACTCGCGCAAGCTGAAGCGCCCCTGGTTCGAGGTGCTCGACTTTATAGCCCCCTTCGTGCCTTTTGGTCTTGGTGCAGGGAGACTTGGAAACTTCATCGGTGCAGAATTGTGGGGTCGACCCACCGATGTGCCGTGGGGAATGGTGTTTCCTTACCCGGATCAACAACCCAGGCATCCTTCGCAGCTGTATGAATTCTTCCTCGAAGGGGTGGTACTGTTTACCATCGTCTGGTGGTTCTCTTCGAAACCACGACCACGCTACGCCGTGTCGGGTTTGTTCAGTCTGGGGTATGGTGCATTCCGCTTTTTCATAGAATTTTTCCGCGAGCCGGATGCTGACCTGGGGTTCATTGCCTTTGGCTGGTTGACGATGGGGCAACTACTCTGCGTACCGATGATCGTGGCCGGCGCTGTGCTGCTGGCTATGGCCTATCGCAAATCATCGACCGCGAACTGA